DNA from Nitrospina gracilis Nb-211:
TTTTCCGCCTCGGTTTTTTCAGCCGAACCCTCATTTTCCACCGGCTCTTCTTCGATAACAATGTCCGGCGTGATGCCGTTTTCCTGGATCACTTTACCGCTGGGCGTGTAGTAGCGGGCCGTGGTGAGGCGAAGCGCCGATCCGTCGCTCAACGGAATGATGGTCTGCACCGATCCCTTACCGAACGTCTGCGTTCCCAGAATGACAGCGCGGCCCATGTCCTGCAATGCGCCCGCAACGATCTCCGACGCGCTGGCACTGCCGCCGTTGACCAAAATGATCATGGGATAACGGAAATGCTTGCGGCTTTCATGCGTGGTGAAGCGCATGTTCTGGTCTTCGCTCCGGCCCTGCGTGTACACGATGAGGTTTTCCTTGTCGAGAAACCGGTCCGCTACTTCCACCGCCTGATTGAGCAATCCACCGGGATTGCCGCGCAGATCGAGAATCAGTTTCTGCACGCGCCGTTCCTCGAAGTCGTTGAGGAAGCGGTCGAGATCCTGACTGGTGGTTTTGGTGAAATTGCGGATTTTGATGTAGCCGATGTTTTCATAGAACACCCGCTTCTTGACACTTTGCACTTTGATGATGTCGCGGGTGATCGTCACCACTTTGGGTTTTTCCATGCCCTTGCGGAAAATGGTGATGTTGACGTCCGAACCGCGCTCGCCGCGAAGCAGGGCGACAGCATCGGTCAGGCTCAAATCGAGCGTGGGCTCGTCCTCGATTTTAATGATTTTGTCACCGGCCTTGATCCCGGCTTTATCGGCCGGGGTGCCCTCGATCGGAGAGACGACGGTCAGGATGCCGTTGCGCACGGTGATCTCGATGCCCAGTCCGCCGAATTTGCCGGAGGTCTCGACCTTCATCTGCTTGAAAGAATCCGGAGGCAGATAAGACGTGTGCGGGTCCAGGGTTTTCAGCATGCCCTGGATGGCGCCTTCGATCAACTGCTGGGGATCGACTGCTTCCACATAATTGGATTCGAGCAGGGCCAGGATTTCCGAGAACACCTTGAGTTTGTCATAGCTTCCCGGATTGGCAAATTGTTCCTCGCTGACCTCGGTTTCCGCGGCCCCGGCTGGATGGACGAGAAGGAATCCGCCGCTTAAGGCCAGCGACCCAACCAGCATGAGAACCGTGCTGGCTTTCATCAATTTCGATGCCCAACTTCCATATAGAAAACTCAATGTCCCTCTCCACTAAAAGTGAGTCGTTTTTCTTCGATTATAACCAATTCCCCGTGCAATAAACATCCCCAAATTATCACTTTCCGGCCACCTGAAACCACGGGGAAGGCTTGATGGGCTTGCCTTTGTGGCGCAGTTCAAAGTACAGGGCGTCGCCCACCAGCGAGCCGGAGTTGCCCGACTGGCCGATCACTTTCCCCTCCTCCATCACCTGCCCTTTTTTTACTTGAATGGAATCGAGGTGCCCGTAAAGCGAATGGTAATTGTTGCCGTGGCCAAGAATGACAAGGTTGCCGTAGCCTTCGAGAAACCCCGTGTACAGCACCTTGCCGTAGAAGATGGCTTTCACCGGAGTGCCCGCCTTCACGCCCAGGTTGATGCCGTTGTACACGATGTAGGTGCCGAAACGGTCGTTCCATTTCTTGCCGAAACGGTTCAGCCGTTTTCCCTGCACCGGGTAGTGCAGCCGGCCTTTCATGTCTTCCAGGCTGAGCCCCTGCTTGAGGACCAGTTTTTCCTGCAGGCGTCCGATCAGGTCGTTCAAACCCTCGGAGGCCTTGATGAGTTCCTTGCGGGTTTGCAGGGCGTAAATTTTTTGAGTCTTGATGTTTTTTAGAAACTGCGACTTGTTGTCCGCCTCCCCTTCCAACTGCCGCTTTTTCTCCAATGCCTCTTCCTGGTAGCGAAGCAGGGACTGCTGACTGTTTTCCAGTTTTGCGGTTTCTTCTTTCAGCTTTTCCATCTGCTCCACGTAATCCTGAAAAATCGCGGCGTCGTAGGCCATGACGTTTTCCATATACTTGAGCCG
Protein-coding regions in this window:
- a CDS encoding S41 family peptidase; translated protein: MKASTVLMLVGSLALSGGFLLVHPAGAAETEVSEEQFANPGSYDKLKVFSEILALLESNYVEAVDPQQLIEGAIQGMLKTLDPHTSYLPPDSFKQMKVETSGKFGGLGIEITVRNGILTVVSPIEGTPADKAGIKAGDKIIKIEDEPTLDLSLTDAVALLRGERGSDVNITIFRKGMEKPKVVTITRDIIKVQSVKKRVFYENIGYIKIRNFTKTTSQDLDRFLNDFEERRVQKLILDLRGNPGGLLNQAVEVADRFLDKENLIVYTQGRSEDQNMRFTTHESRKHFRYPMIILVNGGSASASEIVAGALQDMGRAVILGTQTFGKGSVQTIIPLSDGSALRLTTARYYTPSGKVIQENGITPDIVIEEEPVENEGSAEKTEAEKEKDEIRRFLREKDLKQHLKGKKSIEGTDSEPTEAEKEKAEERLAALEELENDIQLREAVSLLQGWSVMNKIFKSENTN
- a CDS encoding murein hydrolase activator EnvC family protein yields the protein MAGLFALVVLVSGLAAPSFSKEKPASQVENLLEQEKAELDALRKKIETQDRELSEIGREETRILKTLRHLEDRMKLRERELKIYRYNIEVNEKRVQHAKEAIAKHQERLEQYKLVLKDRLRQIYKNGDMYLVKILFSSDTFNQLLTRLKYMENVMAYDAAIFQDYVEQMEKLKEETAKLENSQQSLLRYQEEALEKKRQLEGEADNKSQFLKNIKTQKIYALQTRKELIKASEGLNDLIGRLQEKLVLKQGLSLEDMKGRLHYPVQGKRLNRFGKKWNDRFGTYIVYNGINLGVKAGTPVKAIFYGKVLYTGFLEGYGNLVILGHGNNYHSLYGHLDSIQVKKGQVMEEGKVIGQSGNSGSLVGDALYFELRHKGKPIKPSPWFQVAGK